One window of the Brevundimonas goettingensis genome contains the following:
- a CDS encoding error-prone DNA polymerase encodes MTNFSFLEGASHPGEQMIQAKALGLAAVGVADRNTLAGMVRALMGAEDQDIPLVVGCRLGFLDGTELIVFPRDRPAYGRLCRLLTLGKSEILPDPAAAPSASNVIGFPGGEAHAEVEAEDPAQARTTKGETRLTFDQAVAFGEGMIALAVAPIVPDAAFEARLKDWRTRWPDTLYLAAQPLWRGDDRARLNRLAAMAERTGAPLIATNAVLYHHPDRRPLQDVLTCIREGTTIDAAGVRLQSNAERHLRGPAAMARLFRGHEAALERTIEVVEACRFSLRELSYDYPDEPVPPGWSPQGWLIRLTCRGARKKWPDGVPTKVVETIRKELRLVRERKYAPYFLTVHDVVAWARDPERNILCQGRGSAANSVICFCLEVTNVDPTRQDMLIERFISSERSEPPDIDVDFEHERRELVMQYVYDRYGRDRAGIVATIIHYRPRSAIRDVGKALGMTEDVTARMADTVWGSYGDAVKDDHVDQTGLDRDDARMALALQLTAELIKFPRHLSQHVGGFVLSQGPLVEIVPIGNAVMEKRTFIEWDKDDIDHLKLMKVDVLALGMLTAMKRAFAMIEDSYNRTLALDTVPKEAPEVYDMLCKADSLGVFQVESRAQMAMLPRLQPKEFYDLVVQVAIVRPGPIQGGMVHPYLKRRLERREHEARHGPGSYRFEMPGSRENPQELAYVLRKTLGVPLFQEQAMKIAMVAAEFTGKDANGLRRAMATFRHMGTIGHYEEMMINGMVRRGYEPDFARRCFDQIKGFGEYGFPESHACSFAHIVYVSAWVKCVYPEVFTACLLNSQPMGFYAPAQLVRDAREHGVEVRHPDVNASDWDATLEKRGEGERRALRLGFRAIDGFRKEWAGRIGEERAQAPFADLEDLRLRAKLPPAALDKLAEADAFGSLKLSRRQGLWAAKGAPPASGAPLFAAMGLSEADGRPPEALPELSQGEEVVGDYQTIRLSLKGHPVSFLRERLRQAGALTALDYQSAPAGRRVAVGGVVLVRQRPGSAKGVVFLTLEDETGVANLVVWPDVFERLRPVAMGARMVLAKGRIQRAEGVSHLVVEDLIDWTPMLGCISEDGVVSPDEARGSGHSPTGPNRRRHPRDVRILPGSRDFH; translated from the coding sequence ATGACCAATTTCAGCTTTCTGGAGGGGGCGTCCCATCCGGGCGAGCAGATGATCCAGGCCAAGGCGCTCGGTCTTGCCGCCGTGGGCGTCGCTGACCGCAATACGTTGGCGGGAATGGTGCGCGCCCTGATGGGGGCCGAGGATCAGGACATTCCCTTGGTAGTCGGCTGCCGACTGGGGTTTCTCGACGGGACCGAGCTGATCGTCTTCCCGCGCGACCGCCCCGCCTATGGCCGGCTGTGCCGCCTGCTGACCCTGGGCAAGAGCGAAATCCTGCCGGATCCGGCGGCGGCCCCGTCCGCCTCAAACGTGATCGGCTTCCCTGGCGGCGAGGCCCATGCGGAGGTCGAGGCCGAGGATCCTGCGCAGGCACGGACCACCAAGGGCGAGACCCGGCTGACCTTCGATCAGGCGGTCGCCTTCGGCGAGGGGATGATCGCCCTGGCCGTGGCGCCCATCGTCCCCGACGCCGCCTTCGAGGCCCGGCTGAAGGACTGGCGCACCCGCTGGCCGGACACCCTCTATCTGGCGGCCCAGCCCCTGTGGCGTGGCGACGACCGGGCGCGGCTGAACCGGCTGGCGGCAATGGCCGAGCGCACGGGCGCCCCCCTGATCGCCACCAACGCCGTCCTCTACCACCACCCCGACCGCCGCCCCCTGCAGGACGTCCTGACCTGTATCCGCGAGGGAACCACCATCGACGCAGCCGGGGTCCGGCTCCAGTCCAACGCCGAACGCCATCTGCGGGGCCCGGCCGCCATGGCCCGGCTGTTCCGGGGGCATGAGGCGGCGCTGGAACGGACCATCGAAGTGGTGGAGGCGTGCAGGTTTTCGCTGAGGGAGCTGAGCTATGACTACCCCGACGAGCCAGTGCCGCCGGGGTGGTCGCCACAGGGGTGGCTGATCCGCCTGACCTGTCGCGGCGCGCGGAAGAAATGGCCGGACGGCGTGCCGACGAAGGTCGTGGAGACCATCCGCAAGGAGCTGCGGCTGGTGCGCGAGCGCAAATACGCTCCCTATTTCCTGACCGTGCACGACGTCGTCGCCTGGGCGCGCGATCCGGAGAGGAACATCCTCTGTCAGGGCCGGGGTTCGGCGGCGAACTCCGTCATTTGCTTCTGTCTGGAGGTCACCAATGTCGATCCGACCCGACAGGACATGTTGATCGAGCGCTTCATCTCCAGCGAACGGTCCGAGCCGCCCGATATCGATGTCGACTTCGAGCACGAGCGGCGCGAGTTGGTCATGCAGTATGTCTATGACCGCTACGGCCGCGACCGGGCGGGGATCGTCGCCACCATCATCCATTACCGGCCGCGCTCGGCGATCCGCGACGTCGGCAAGGCTCTGGGCATGACCGAGGATGTTACCGCCCGGATGGCCGATACCGTCTGGGGCTCATACGGCGATGCGGTGAAGGACGACCACGTCGATCAGACCGGCCTCGATCGCGATGACGCCCGCATGGCTCTGGCGCTTCAGCTGACGGCCGAGCTGATCAAATTTCCCCGCCATCTTTCCCAGCACGTCGGTGGCTTCGTTCTCAGTCAGGGGCCGCTGGTCGAAATCGTCCCTATCGGCAATGCGGTGATGGAAAAACGCACGTTTATCGAATGGGATAAGGACGACATCGATCATCTGAAGCTGATGAAGGTCGATGTGCTGGCGCTGGGCATGCTGACGGCGATGAAGCGCGCCTTCGCGATGATCGAGGACAGTTATAATCGCACTCTGGCCCTGGACACGGTCCCGAAGGAGGCGCCGGAAGTCTACGACATGCTGTGCAAGGCGGATTCCCTGGGCGTGTTTCAGGTCGAGAGCCGGGCCCAGATGGCCATGCTGCCCCGCCTCCAGCCAAAGGAGTTCTATGATCTGGTGGTGCAGGTGGCGATCGTCCGGCCGGGTCCGATCCAGGGCGGAATGGTGCATCCCTATCTCAAACGCCGGCTGGAGCGCCGGGAGCATGAGGCGCGCCACGGACCTGGCAGCTACCGTTTCGAAATGCCCGGCTCACGGGAGAATCCGCAGGAGCTGGCCTATGTCCTGCGGAAGACGCTGGGCGTGCCGCTGTTTCAGGAGCAGGCGATGAAGATCGCCATGGTCGCCGCAGAGTTCACGGGCAAGGACGCCAATGGTCTGCGTCGGGCCATGGCGACCTTCCGGCACATGGGGACGATCGGCCACTATGAGGAGATGATGATCAACGGCATGGTGCGTCGGGGCTATGAGCCCGACTTCGCCCGCCGTTGCTTCGACCAGATCAAGGGTTTCGGCGAGTACGGCTTTCCGGAAAGCCACGCCTGCTCCTTCGCCCACATCGTCTATGTTTCGGCGTGGGTGAAGTGCGTCTATCCCGAGGTCTTCACCGCCTGTCTGTTGAACAGCCAGCCGATGGGATTCTACGCTCCGGCCCAGTTGGTCCGTGATGCCCGTGAGCATGGGGTCGAGGTCAGGCATCCGGATGTGAATGCGAGCGATTGGGACGCGACCCTCGAAAAGAGGGGGGAGGGTGAGCGCCGCGCCCTGCGTCTCGGCTTTCGCGCCATCGACGGGTTCCGGAAGGAATGGGCCGGGCGGATCGGGGAGGAGCGCGCCCAGGCCCCCTTCGCCGATCTGGAGGATCTGCGGCTGCGCGCCAAACTGCCGCCGGCGGCGCTGGACAAGCTGGCCGAGGCGGACGCCTTCGGGTCGCTGAAACTGTCGCGGCGGCAGGGGCTGTGGGCGGCGAAGGGCGCACCGCCGGCGTCGGGCGCGCCCCTGTTCGCGGCCATGGGACTGAGCGAGGCCGACGGCCGCCCGCCCGAGGCCCTGCCGGAGCTGAGTCAGGGCGAAGAGGTGGTCGGCGACTATCAGACCATTCGCCTGTCGCTGAAGGGCCATCCCGTGTCCTTCCTGCGCGAGCGGTTGAGGCAGGCCGGGGCCCTGACCGCGCTCGACTACCAGTCGGCGCCGGCGGGGCGGCGGGTCGCGGTCGGCGGGGTGGTTCTGGTGCGCCAGAGGCCCGGCTCGGCCAAGGGGGTGGTCTTCCTGACGCTGGAGGACGAGACCGGGGTGGCCAATCTGGTCGTCTGGCCCGACGTCTTCGAACGGCTGCGTCCCGTCGCCATGGGCGCGCGGATGGTGCTGGCCAAGGGCCGTATCCAGCGCGCCGAGGGGGTCAGCCATCTGGTCGTCGAGGACCTGATCGACTGGACCCCGATGCTGGGCTGCATCAGCGAGGACGGCGTGGTGTCCCCCGACGAGGCGCGGGGATCGGGCCATTCGCCGACCGGCCCCAACCGCCGTCGCCACCCCCGCGACGTCCGCATCCTGCCCGGATCACGCGATTTCCACTGA
- the tldD gene encoding metalloprotease TldD, with the protein MTVHTSPPPILETAGVDPSEALSILESALVGADDGELFLERSESESLVFDDGRLKSAAYDASEGFGLRVVAGETAGYAHANEISAASLRRAADSASLAKAGHAGVTAEGPRATNQKLYDEVDPLAAPAFSDKIALLAEIDAWARARDPRVVQVSASLIGERRAIEILRADAMTVRDIRPLVRLNVSVTVEKDGRRESASAGAGGRAGFDTWIAPERWQAQIDEALRQALVNLEAVDCPAGEMDVVLGAGWPGVLLHEAIGHGFEGDFHRKGSSVFTGMMGKRVAAPGVTVVDDGSIAGRRGSLSVDDEGTPTSRTVLIEDGIMVGLMNDRLSARQLGQRATGNGRRQSFAHMPMPRMTNTFMEGGKDKQADMIASTKRGLYAANFGGGQVDITNGKFVFQCTEAYLIEDGKITAPVRGATLIGDGATALQNVTMIGDDFAFDPGVGVCGKAGQGVPVGIGQPSLKIGGLTVGGTAV; encoded by the coding sequence ATGACCGTCCACACCTCCCCGCCCCCGATCCTCGAAACCGCCGGTGTCGATCCCTCCGAGGCCCTGTCGATCCTCGAGAGCGCCCTCGTCGGCGCCGATGACGGGGAGCTGTTCCTCGAGCGGTCGGAGTCGGAATCCCTCGTCTTCGACGACGGCCGGCTCAAGTCCGCCGCCTATGACGCCTCGGAGGGTTTCGGCCTGCGCGTCGTCGCCGGAGAGACCGCCGGTTACGCCCACGCCAACGAGATTTCCGCCGCCTCCCTGCGCCGCGCCGCCGACAGCGCGTCGCTCGCCAAGGCCGGCCATGCGGGCGTGACCGCCGAAGGGCCGCGCGCCACCAACCAGAAACTCTATGACGAGGTCGATCCCCTCGCCGCTCCCGCCTTCTCGGACAAGATCGCCCTGCTGGCCGAGATCGACGCCTGGGCCCGGGCTCGCGATCCGCGCGTGGTCCAGGTCTCGGCCTCCCTGATCGGCGAACGCCGCGCCATCGAGATCCTGCGCGCCGACGCCATGACGGTGCGCGACATCCGCCCCCTGGTCCGGCTGAACGTCTCGGTCACGGTCGAGAAGGACGGCCGCCGCGAGAGCGCCTCGGCCGGCGCCGGCGGCCGCGCCGGGTTCGACACCTGGATCGCGCCCGAACGCTGGCAGGCCCAGATCGACGAGGCCCTGCGTCAGGCCCTGGTCAATCTCGAGGCCGTCGACTGCCCGGCGGGCGAGATGGACGTGGTCCTCGGCGCCGGCTGGCCCGGGGTCCTGCTGCACGAGGCCATCGGCCATGGCTTCGAGGGCGACTTCCACCGCAAGGGCTCCTCGGTCTTCACCGGCATGATGGGCAAGCGGGTCGCGGCCCCGGGCGTGACCGTGGTCGACGACGGCTCCATCGCCGGCCGCCGCGGCTCCCTGTCGGTCGACGACGAGGGCACCCCGACCTCGCGCACCGTCCTGATCGAGGACGGCATCATGGTCGGGCTGATGAACGACCGGCTGTCGGCCCGCCAGTTGGGCCAGCGCGCCACCGGCAACGGTCGCCGCCAGTCCTTCGCCCACATGCCCATGCCGCGCATGACCAACACCTTCATGGAAGGCGGCAAGGACAAGCAGGCGGACATGATCGCCTCGACGAAGCGCGGCCTGTACGCGGCCAATTTCGGCGGCGGCCAGGTGGACATCACCAACGGCAAGTTCGTGTTCCAGTGCACCGAGGCCTATCTGATCGAGGACGGCAAGATCACCGCCCCCGTCCGCGGCGCCACCCTGATCGGCGACGGGGCCACGGCCCTGCAGAATGTGACCATGATCGGCGACGACTTCGCCTTCGATCCGGGCGTCGGCGTCTGCGGCAAGGCCGGGCAGGGGGTTCCCGTCGGCATCGGCCAGCCCTCACTCAAGATCGGCGGCCTGACGGTCGGCGGCACGGCGGTCTGA
- a CDS encoding GIN domain-containing protein yields the protein MIRTLLVIAGAAFVLALASMAGGVAIGGRDMAAHGWNWTFPGHGDGGDLTITRQDGTQAAEVTRTLAWTGGDKLVVDLSADVEYVQGDTPGITVRGPADRVDKVRIEGDRLVWADDSESHHGERIVFGRRANGKGIWVDSGEVHIVVTAPAVHIFDLRGSSDLTVKSYDQPTLTIDSSGSGDFSFSGVTKALDLTMTGSGDGDLENLLTTDANIEISASGDARVAPTGAVVADLSGSGDLELLTPPATLRQSITGSGDVRQE from the coding sequence GGCGGCGTCGCCATCGGCGGTCGCGACATGGCCGCCCACGGCTGGAACTGGACCTTCCCGGGTCACGGCGACGGCGGCGACCTGACCATCACCCGTCAGGACGGGACCCAGGCGGCGGAAGTCACCCGCACCCTGGCCTGGACCGGCGGCGACAAGCTGGTCGTCGACCTCTCGGCCGATGTCGAATACGTCCAGGGCGACACTCCCGGCATCACCGTCCGGGGCCCCGCCGACCGGGTCGACAAGGTCCGCATCGAGGGCGACCGTCTGGTCTGGGCCGACGACAGCGAAAGCCACCACGGCGAACGCATCGTCTTCGGACGCCGCGCCAACGGCAAGGGCATCTGGGTCGACAGCGGCGAGGTCCATATCGTGGTCACCGCCCCGGCCGTGCACATCTTCGACCTGCGCGGCTCCTCGGACCTGACGGTCAAGAGCTATGACCAGCCGACCCTGACGATCGATTCCTCCGGCAGCGGCGATTTCAGCTTCTCCGGCGTCACCAAGGCCCTGGACCTGACCATGACCGGCTCGGGCGACGGCGATCTGGAGAATCTCCTGACCACCGACGCCAATATTGAGATCTCCGCCAGCGGCGACGCCCGTGTCGCCCCGACCGGGGCGGTGGTCGCCGACCTCTCCGGCTCCGGCGACCTCGAACTCCTCACCCCGCCGGCGACCCTGCGCCAGTCCATCACCGGCTCGGGCGACGTCCGCCAGGAATAG
- a CDS encoding TraB/GumN family protein, with amino-acid sequence MAQTRAQAAPSQEEQVDTVDEVVVVARRAGAPMWEISDGESTVILVGAIGGVPRDFEWRPEALEAATARSQRILYPQEGRASLSDVLRLIWRIRTIARLPESKTTADYLSPEMQARLEALKAGDRNPNWRTQSFVGLSFDLLEQAGYERGRSRGAPDAVRRAARTAHIAGEPVGFVRGDELVDNLITQPPQTYLPCLEASMRAAEAGPAGAAARLEAWRSLKVPEVLATPLDQALNMCWPSGDPEIAPVLRGQWADATKLALTRPGVTMGVAPLRILAESGGVLDQLEAQGLEIHGPIWREDQR; translated from the coding sequence ATGGCTCAAACGAGGGCCCAAGCGGCGCCCTCTCAGGAGGAACAGGTCGACACCGTCGATGAGGTCGTTGTCGTCGCCCGTCGGGCCGGAGCCCCTATGTGGGAGATCAGTGACGGCGAGAGCACGGTCATTCTGGTGGGAGCGATCGGCGGGGTGCCGCGCGACTTCGAATGGAGACCCGAGGCGCTGGAGGCGGCGACGGCCCGGTCGCAACGCATCCTGTATCCGCAGGAGGGGCGGGCGTCGTTGAGCGACGTCCTCCGGCTGATCTGGCGCATCCGCACCATCGCCAGACTGCCCGAGAGCAAGACGACCGCCGACTATCTGTCGCCCGAGATGCAGGCGCGACTGGAGGCGCTGAAGGCCGGCGACCGTAACCCGAACTGGCGCACCCAGAGCTTCGTCGGCCTCAGCTTCGACCTGTTGGAACAGGCCGGGTACGAGCGGGGCCGCAGTCGCGGGGCTCCCGACGCGGTCCGGCGGGCGGCGCGGACGGCCCATATCGCAGGCGAGCCGGTCGGGTTCGTGCGCGGCGACGAACTGGTCGACAATCTGATCACCCAGCCGCCCCAGACCTATCTGCCCTGCCTCGAGGCCTCGATGCGGGCGGCGGAGGCGGGTCCGGCCGGGGCGGCGGCGCGGCTGGAGGCCTGGCGGTCGCTGAAGGTCCCCGAGGTGCTGGCCACGCCGCTGGATCAGGCCCTGAACATGTGCTGGCCGTCGGGCGATCCGGAGATCGCTCCGGTGCTGCGCGGTCAGTGGGCCGATGCGACCAAACTGGCCCTGACCCGGCCCGGGGTCACCATGGGGGTCGCGCCGTTGCGCATCCTGGCGGAGTCGGGCGGGGTTCTGGACCAGCTGGAGGCCCAGGGGCTGGAGATTCATGGCCCGATCTGGCGCGAGGACCAGCGCTAG
- a CDS encoding peptide MFS transporter yields the protein MILFFTEMWERFSFYGMRALLVLYLTQHFLFDSSNAQGIYAAYAALVYLMPVIGGAIADRFLGSRKAVTIGALLLVAGHFMMAFEGSGGKEFIKYEGREYQVAVEGRDTGRQMFIVDGDKRVPIKIGPEGIRVLNLPTAVETAQAVAAAPSPEAVPASATVTDPAAAAVPADGPAAAAATSPEAAVARAQADNAAAGFPAQIPTGAYEKRTQVDLGGQATLFFALALIIVGVGFLKPNISTVVGSLYEQGDRRRDAGFTIFYVGINLGSVLASAVCAWLGIKYGWKYGFGLAGIGMLAGLITFWVGQKWLGNRADPPASAKLDKKTFGIPREAWIYILGILFVVPMWLIVQQHDAVEASLLYLVPAVFIGLLGYSVIFIKGDGRWKMLAALLLTMFSVVFWALFEQAGSSLTLFADQSTEIPGWFNAAMTQTFNPGTIIIFGPIMAGLWVWLGKKGLEPNVPVKFGMALVGVGAGFLLLVWAAHTQADSAFKVPLIWLFLAYFLHSIAELMLSPVGLSMITKLSVPRMVGMMMGAWFMASALAHIIAGLVAKSTSTETVGGVVTNPELALATYAKVFQEIGIWGVGFGVLLLLGSPVLKWMMRGVK from the coding sequence GTGATCCTGTTCTTCACCGAGATGTGGGAACGGTTCTCCTTCTACGGCATGCGGGCCCTGCTGGTCCTGTATCTGACGCAGCATTTCCTGTTCGATTCGAGCAACGCCCAGGGCATCTACGCGGCCTATGCCGCGCTGGTTTATCTGATGCCGGTCATCGGCGGCGCCATCGCCGACCGCTTCCTGGGCTCGCGCAAGGCCGTGACCATCGGCGCGCTTCTGCTGGTCGCCGGTCACTTCATGATGGCGTTCGAGGGATCGGGCGGCAAGGAGTTCATCAAATACGAGGGCCGCGAATATCAGGTCGCGGTCGAAGGCCGCGACACCGGCCGCCAGATGTTCATCGTGGATGGCGACAAGCGGGTTCCGATCAAGATCGGGCCGGAAGGGATTCGCGTCCTGAACCTGCCGACGGCCGTCGAGACCGCCCAGGCCGTAGCCGCCGCGCCTTCGCCCGAAGCCGTGCCGGCCTCCGCCACCGTGACCGATCCGGCCGCGGCCGCGGTTCCGGCCGATGGTCCGGCCGCCGCCGCCGCCACCTCGCCCGAGGCGGCCGTGGCCCGCGCCCAGGCCGATAATGCCGCCGCAGGCTTCCCGGCCCAGATCCCGACCGGCGCCTATGAGAAGCGGACCCAGGTGGACCTGGGTGGTCAGGCGACCCTGTTCTTCGCCCTGGCCCTGATCATCGTCGGCGTCGGCTTCCTGAAGCCGAACATCTCGACCGTGGTGGGTTCGCTCTATGAGCAGGGCGATCGTCGCCGCGACGCCGGCTTCACCATCTTCTATGTCGGCATCAACCTGGGTTCGGTCCTGGCCTCGGCGGTCTGCGCCTGGCTGGGCATCAAATACGGCTGGAAATACGGCTTCGGCCTGGCCGGCATCGGCATGCTGGCGGGTCTGATCACCTTCTGGGTGGGCCAGAAATGGCTCGGCAACCGCGCCGATCCGCCGGCCTCGGCCAAGCTGGACAAGAAGACCTTCGGCATCCCGCGCGAAGCCTGGATCTATATCCTCGGCATCCTGTTCGTCGTGCCCATGTGGTTGATCGTGCAGCAGCACGATGCGGTCGAGGCTTCGCTGCTCTACCTCGTGCCGGCCGTCTTCATCGGCCTGCTGGGCTATTCGGTGATCTTCATCAAGGGCGACGGCCGCTGGAAGATGCTGGCGGCCCTGCTGCTGACCATGTTCTCGGTGGTCTTCTGGGCCCTGTTCGAACAGGCGGGCTCCAGCCTGACCCTGTTTGCCGACCAGTCGACCGAAATCCCCGGCTGGTTCAACGCGGCCATGACCCAGACCTTCAACCCCGGCACCATCATCATCTTCGGCCCGATCATGGCCGGCCTTTGGGTGTGGCTGGGCAAGAAGGGCCTGGAGCCCAATGTCCCGGTCAAGTTCGGCATGGCCCTGGTCGGGGTCGGCGCCGGATTCCTGCTGCTGGTGTGGGCCGCCCACACCCAGGCCGACAGCGCCTTCAAGGTGCCGTTGATCTGGCTGTTCCTGGCCTATTTCCTCCACTCGATCGCCGAGCTGATGCTGTCGCCGGTCGGCCTGTCCATGATCACCAAACTGTCCGTGCCGCGGATGGTCGGGATGATGATGGGCGCCTGGTTCATGGCTTCGGCCCTGGCCCATATCATCGCGGGCCTGGTCGCTAAATCGACCTCGACGGAAACCGTCGGCGGCGTGGTGACCAACCCGGAACTGGCCCTGGCGACCTATGCCAAGGTGTTCCAGGAGATCGGCATCTGGGGGGTCGGCTTCGGCGTGCTGCTGCTGCTGGGCTCGCCGGTCCTGAAGTGGATGATGAGGGGCGTGAAGTAG
- a CDS encoding TonB-dependent receptor plug domain-containing protein, with protein MTKTILLATTALIFSAGAAFAGTEPQVAQAPVPTGPTQPGPGVAPLADATQRGVLVFTPDFFAEQRPNTALDMVNRVPGFSVEDGSGSRGFEGAVGNVLINNARPASKNDTGSNVLSRTPANRVERIELVRGGAAGIDMQGYSVVVNVILKSGTSHQSIVTLNSTLFEGGQDIYGGSYQFTATNGDRSWGVTLSDGMGMSDSNGVGRVIRRDANGNVTRDEHVFTDGYGGGNGIRGNYSGPLAGGKIDLTARIGINDWHGIQTQTSPTVLRESLDDQDSTSGELGLVYTRPLNARWTAEARLIHQYEDFDNTSTSNFSLNNVADPEQAFTASGNSSESILRGLVRNERSPKLTFELGGEVAYNMLEVEQAFTIGGTNIPLPSASVKVEETRGEAFGKGTWRLHPDLTLEAGLRLEASTISQSGDANQEKSLFYAKPRFLATWTPMPNNQLRFRFERELGQLDFGDFAASADLNDGNVYGGNVDLEPEQRWISELTYERRFWGEGIVSIGYRHDKIIDVIDSLPLPGGLSATGNIGDGTLDQLSLNVVVPTDKLHIPGGRFTFRNDWNKTEVTDPTTGETRSISGVRPTQANVGFSQDIHSWKTQWGINVLPLLGQKQFYPDQVSGWRGSGYYEMFVEYKPTPTLSIRGQLNLWDDFQIRRTVYSDRAAGTVLFTEDRQIDPRTFWSFRIRKTF; from the coding sequence ATGACCAAGACAATCCTGCTGGCCACTACGGCCCTTATCTTCAGCGCCGGCGCGGCGTTCGCCGGAACCGAGCCCCAGGTCGCCCAGGCCCCCGTGCCGACCGGCCCGACCCAGCCCGGCCCCGGCGTCGCTCCCCTGGCCGACGCGACCCAGCGCGGCGTCCTGGTCTTCACCCCGGACTTCTTCGCCGAACAGCGCCCGAACACGGCCCTGGACATGGTCAACCGGGTCCCCGGCTTCTCGGTCGAGGACGGCTCCGGCAGCCGGGGCTTCGAGGGCGCGGTCGGCAACGTCCTGATCAACAACGCCCGTCCGGCGTCCAAGAACGACACCGGCTCCAACGTTCTGTCGCGCACCCCGGCCAACCGGGTCGAGCGCATCGAACTGGTCCGGGGCGGCGCCGCCGGCATCGACATGCAGGGCTATTCGGTCGTCGTGAATGTGATCCTGAAGAGCGGGACCAGCCACCAGTCGATCGTGACCTTGAACTCGACCCTGTTCGAGGGCGGTCAGGACATCTACGGCGGAAGTTACCAGTTCACCGCCACCAACGGCGATCGCAGCTGGGGCGTGACCCTCAGCGACGGCATGGGAATGAGCGATTCCAACGGCGTCGGGCGTGTGATCCGCCGCGACGCCAACGGAAACGTGACCCGCGACGAGCATGTCTTCACCGACGGCTACGGCGGGGGCAACGGCATTCGCGGCAACTATTCAGGCCCCCTCGCCGGCGGCAAGATCGACCTGACCGCCCGCATCGGGATCAACGACTGGCATGGGATCCAGACCCAGACCTCCCCGACCGTCCTGCGTGAAAGCCTGGACGACCAGGACAGCACCTCGGGCGAACTGGGCCTCGTCTACACCCGGCCACTGAACGCCCGCTGGACCGCCGAAGCCCGGCTGATCCATCAGTACGAGGACTTCGACAACACCTCGACCAGCAACTTCAGCCTGAACAATGTCGCCGATCCGGAACAGGCCTTCACCGCCAGCGGCAACTCGTCGGAGAGCATCCTGCGCGGGCTGGTCCGCAACGAGCGCTCGCCAAAACTGACCTTCGAGCTCGGCGGCGAGGTCGCCTACAATATGCTGGAGGTCGAACAGGCCTTCACCATCGGCGGGACCAACATTCCCCTGCCTTCGGCCTCGGTGAAGGTCGAGGAGACCCGCGGCGAGGCCTTCGGCAAGGGCACCTGGCGTCTCCACCCCGACCTGACCCTGGAGGCCGGCCTGCGTCTGGAGGCCTCGACGATCAGCCAGTCGGGCGACGCCAATCAGGAAAAGAGCCTGTTCTACGCCAAGCCTCGCTTCCTCGCGACCTGGACGCCCATGCCCAACAACCAGCTGCGCTTCCGCTTCGAGCGCGAGCTGGGCCAGCTGGACTTCGGTGACTTCGCCGCCTCGGCGGACCTCAACGACGGCAATGTCTATGGCGGCAACGTCGATCTGGAGCCAGAACAGCGCTGGATCTCGGAACTGACCTATGAGCGCCGCTTCTGGGGCGAGGGCATCGTTTCCATCGGCTACCGCCACGACAAGATCATCGATGTGATCGACAGCCTGCCCCTGCCCGGCGGCCTGTCGGCGACCGGCAACATCGGTGACGGCACGCTCGATCAGCTGTCGCTGAACGTGGTCGTCCCGACCGACAAGCTGCACATCCCCGGCGGTCGTTTCACCTTCCGCAACGACTGGAACAAGACCGAGGTCACCGATCCGACCACAGGCGAAACCCGTTCGATCTCGGGCGTGCGTCCGACCCAGGCCAATGTCGGCTTCTCGCAGGACATCCACTCTTGGAAGACCCAGTGGGGCATCAATGTCCTGCCGCTGCTGGGCCAGAAGCAGTTCTACCCGGATCAGGTCTCGGGCTGGCGCGGTTCGGGCTATTACGAGATGTTCGTCGAGTACAAGCCGACCCCGACCCTGTCGATCCGGGGCCAGCTGAACCTGTGGGACGACTTCCAGATCCGCCGCACGGTCTATTCGGACCGCGCCGCCGGGACAGTCCTGTTCACCGAGGACCGCCAGATCGACCCACGCACCTTCTGGTCCTTCCGGATCCGCAAGACGTTCTAG